The following are encoded together in the Arcobacter sp. LA11 genome:
- the ispG gene encoding flavodoxin-dependent (E)-4-hydroxy-3-methylbut-2-enyl-diphosphate synthase — protein sequence MNNIKRYPTKKIYVGDVAIGGDAPISVQSMTYTKTSDVEATVEQIRALHFAGADIVRVAVPDMAAANALKSIKEQTSLPLVADIHFNHKLALIAAQSVDCIRINPGNIGNKQRVAEVVRACKERDLPIRIGVNCGSLESQFEDKYGQTAKGMVESADYNIKYLEDLGFEDIKISLKASDVQRTVEAYRMLRPMNNYPFHLGVTEAGTLFHSTIKSSIALGSLLLDGIGDTMRISITGELEKEIEVGRAILKDAGLTKEGLNIISCPTCGRIEADLVSAVAEVEEKTKHIKTPLNVSVMGCVVNALGEAKSADVAIAYGKGTGLIIKKGETIAKLPTEELLDRFLQEVEEEAKKEQ from the coding sequence ATGAATAATATTAAAAGATACCCAACAAAAAAAATTTATGTAGGTGATGTTGCAATTGGTGGTGATGCGCCAATTTCAGTCCAATCTATGACATATACTAAGACTTCAGATGTGGAAGCTACAGTTGAACAAATAAGAGCTTTACATTTTGCAGGAGCAGATATTGTAAGAGTAGCAGTTCCCGATATGGCTGCTGCAAATGCACTAAAAAGTATTAAAGAACAAACTTCTTTACCACTTGTTGCAGATATTCACTTTAATCATAAATTAGCTTTAATCGCTGCCCAGTCTGTTGATTGTATAAGAATAAATCCAGGGAATATTGGAAATAAACAAAGAGTAGCAGAAGTAGTACGCGCTTGTAAAGAGAGAGATTTACCTATTAGAATTGGTGTAAATTGCGGTTCTTTAGAGTCTCAATTTGAAGATAAATATGGACAAACTGCAAAGGGTATGGTAGAGAGTGCAGATTATAATATCAAATATCTAGAGGATTTAGGATTTGAAGATATAAAGATATCTCTAAAAGCATCAGATGTTCAAAGAACAGTAGAAGCATATAGAATGCTAAGACCTATGAATAATTACCCTTTTCATTTAGGTGTTACAGAAGCTGGAACACTTTTCCATTCTACAATTAAATCTTCAATTGCTTTAGGATCTTTACTTCTTGATGGTATTGGTGATACTATGAGAATTTCTATTACTGGTGAGCTTGAAAAAGAGATTGAAGTAGGGCGTGCAATATTAAAAGATGCAGGGCTTACAAAAGAAGGATTAAATATTATTTCTTGTCCAACTTGTGGGAGAATTGAAGCTGATTTAGTAAGTGCAGTTGCCGAAGTTGAAGAGAAAACAAAACATATCAAAACACCACTTAATGTTTCTGTAATGGGTTGCGTAGTTAATGCCCTTGGTGAAGCAAAATCAGCAGATGTTGCAATAGCTTATGGAAAAGGTACGGGTCTTATTATAAAAAAAGGTGAGACTATTGCAAAACTTCCTACAGAAGAACTTTTAGATAGATTTTTACAAGAAGTAGAAGAAGAAGCTAAAAAAGAGCAATAG